One region of Triticum aestivum cultivar Chinese Spring chromosome 6B, IWGSC CS RefSeq v2.1, whole genome shotgun sequence genomic DNA includes:
- the LOC123139752 gene encoding F-box/FBD/LRR-repeat protein At3g52680-like, whose product MCSCLGLGLGLGAAPGGNLETEVVKDSVSLCNLNLEDGQDDSLIKLPDDILLNIVERLDIADAARTSVFSKRWKHIPAMLSEIAIEVDSFQPKHEGRKLTSDDIVRANTTMLGATRSILDRRAGSPCTIHLLRMQFYLGDESIFIGQTVANTIATQKVAWVEFTILTKVRKNCTKNELITYGTQFMSFFDSCPNTFGGLARLTLENLRLGESDFPKIFSICRQLEFLRLYHCDLGYMSLLEVEHPQLSELAVVHSSLRMVDLKWVPRLTLVKFNGFVSQDNPVCFGYVPLLQTVSIINIGFSRHKMLKLSELLGKTAVTNLHLNFKSEKIWVKPEGRKQLLPVFHKLRLVNMLNISEECDLMWTMFILEGAPILEELCVMVRDHSCEMITGKRREKYVFSKVKDKGLEWEPSAYNFKHDNLAVLKIYGFQEENKFVSYVRSIREAAVNLEDIYLYNNPACEKCKHPVPKEWTWKQRLSLRDKINKGMLSPVKIHFLTK is encoded by the exons ATGTGCAGCTGCttgggtttgggtttgggtttgggcGCCGCCCCCGGTGGCAACTTGGAAACCGAAGTCGTGAAGGACTCCGTCTCCCTCTGTAATCTTAATCTT GAGGACGGTCAAGATGATTCGCTCATCAAGTTGCCTGATGACATTTTGCTCAACATTGTCGAGCGACTTGATATCGCCGACGCCGCACGAACCAGCGTCTTCTCCAAACGTTGGAAGCACATCCCTGCTATGCTCTCAGAAATTGCCATAGAGGTTGATTCTTTTCAGCCCAAGCACGAAGGGAGGAAGTTAACCTCAGATGATATAGTTCGGGCCAATACCACCATGCTGGGAGCAACCAGGAGCATACTGGATAGGAGGGCTGGAAGTCCATGCACCATTCACCTGTTGCGCATGCAATTCTACTTGGGAGATGAGTCCATTTTCATTGGCCAGACTGTTGCAAACACCATAGCAACACAAAAGGTTGCTTGGGTCGAGTTTACAATCCTGACAAAGGTGCGCAAAAATTGTACCAAGAATGAACTCATCACTTATGGGACGCAGTTCATGTCATTCTTTGACTCGTGTCCAAACACATTTGGTGGTCTGGCACGCCTCACTCTAGAGAATTTGAGGTTAGGTGAATCCGACTTCCCCAAAATTTTCAGTATATGCAGACAACTGGAGTTCCTCCGCCTCTACCACTGCGACTTGGGGTACATGTCCTTGCTGGAAGTGGAACATCCGCAACTCAGTGAACTGGCGGTTGTCCATAGCAGTCTTAGGATGGTTGATCTGAAGTGGGTACCAAGACTCACACTAGTGAAATTTAATGGATTTGTATCTCAAGACAACCCCGTCTGTTTTGGCTATGTCCCACTGCTCCAGACTGTGAGCATCATCAATATTGGCTTTTCTCGGCACAAGATGCTCAAGTTAAGTGAGTTGCTTGGCAAAACTGCTGTAACCAACCTGCATTTGAACTTTAAAAGTGAAAAG ATTTGGGTCAAACCAGAAGGTCGAAAACAATTGTTACCGGTGTTCCACAAACTTAGGCTTGTGAATATGCTTAACATTTCTGAAGAATGTGACCTGATGTGGACAATGTTCATACTCGAAGGTGCACCCATCCTTGAGGAACTATGTGTCATG GTGAGGGATCATTCATGTGAAATGATAACGGGGAAGCGGAGGGAAAAGTATGTGTTCAGCAAGGTGAAAGACAAGGGACTAGAATGGGAACCATCTGCATATAATTTCAAGCACGATAATCTGGCTGTGCTCAAAATCTATGGGTTTCAGGAAGAAAACAAATTTGTGAGCTATGTTAGAAGTATCAGGGAAGCAGCAGTGAATCTAGAGGACATATACCTGTATAACAATCCAGCGTGTGAGAAGTGCAAGCACCCGGTTCCAAAGGAGTGGACATGGAAGCAGAGGTTGTCGCTGAGGGACAAAATCAACAAGGGGATGCTCTCGCCTGTCAAGATTCATTTCCTGACAAAATAA
- the LOC123135180 gene encoding uncharacterized protein: MQKGKRDSRLSALPDDILVNILDRLNVRDAARTSILSRQWTQLCAKLSRLIISAPHFLPHGVRYTDISDDELVRINVAAAQATESILTHRNPGEHTIRLLSTTFYLRDDVPISIGRAVGHAMVTHLVENAKFSVMTGKYDIMDIDDDDLVTGARKFMSFFDACPNAFGGLTALDLENLRFGESDISNVLITCKWLKHLRLFNCDSGDDGSALQVEHAHLSELSIVQCKLAIVELNWLSQLTRLFFEGWLRYQDPLLIGHVPLLEVVSLANIALSYNKMVKLSEFLSGTSIRVLKLGFNSEKIWVQPECRTQCLASVFCQLRFVNLFHLPEGYDLTWTMNVLEAAPLLKELYMTVWDHVCDMEMDEEKRKEGSYSENKGVEWDSTAADFQHHSLVTLVIFGFESEDCFVSYVRRVLVAAVNLEDVFLYSTLQCRSCRDMKKLVRYPWTKRQRISLKKRLTTGIESFAIFHYGEMRPGHLAKRVYPKCSMLEEKKVFV; the protein is encoded by the exons ATGCAGAAAGGCAAGAGAGATAGTAGACTCAGCGCACTGCCTGACGACATTTTGGTCAACATTCTCGACCGACTCAATGTCCGCGATGCTGCAAGAACTAGCATCCTCTCGAGACAGTGGACTCAACTCTGTGCCAAGCTGTCTCGGCTTATAATAAGTGCTCCACACTTCCTGCCCCACGGCGTGCGTTACACCGACATCTCTGATGATGAATTGGTTCGCATCAACGTAGCGGCAGCTCAAGCGACAGAGAGCATACTGACACACAGAAATCCTGGAGAACACACCATCCGCCTTCTGTCCACGACATTCTACTTGAGAGATGATGTTCCCATATCCATTGGACGTGCTGTTGGTCATGCCATGGTGACGCACTTGGTCGAGAATGCCAAGTTCAGTGTCATGACAGGGAAGTATGACATCATGGACATTGATGATGATGACCTGGTCACCGGTGCGAGAAAATTCATGTCGTTCTTTGATGCTTGTCCAAATGCATTTGGCGGCCTCACTGCTCTCGACCTAGAGAATTTGAGATTTGGTGAATCAGACATATCCAATGTTCTCATCACTTGCAAGTGGTTAAAGCATCTGCGTCTATTCAACTGTGACTCTGGTGATGATGGCAGCGCGTTGCAAGTTGAACACGCCCATCTCAGTGAGCTTAGTATCGTCCAATGTAAGCTTGCCATAGTTGAGCTGAACTGGCTCTCTCAACTCACAAGGTTGTTCTTTGAAGGTTGGCTGCGGTACCAAGATCCGCTGTTAATTGGTCATGTCCCATTGCTAGAGGTTGTAAGCCTCGCAAATATTGCCCTTAGTTACAACAAGATGGTGAAGTTAAGTGAGTTTCTTAGTGGTACCTCTATACGTGTTCTGAAGTTGGGATTTAATTCTGAAAAG ATTTGGGTGCAGCCAGAATGTCGGACGCAATGTCTGGCATCTGTTTTCTGCCAACTAAGGTTTGTGAATCTGTTTCATCTTCCTGAAGGGTACGATCTCACCTGGACAATGAATGTTCTTGAAGCTGCGCCCTTACTGAAGGAGCTATACATGACG GTATGGGATCATGTGTGTGATATGGAAATGGACGAGGAGAAGAGGAAAGAAGGATCATATAGTGAGAACAAGGGTGTAGAGTGGGACTCGACTGCAGCAGATTTTCAACACCACAGCTTGGTTACACTTGTCATTTTTGGCTTTGAATCTGAAGATTGCTTTGTGAGTTATGTCAGACGTGTTCTGGTGGCGGCCGTCAATCTAGAGGATGTGTTCCTCTATAGTACGTTGCAGTGTCGCAGTTGCCGGGACATGAAGAAGCTTGTCAGGTACCCCTGGACTAAACGGCAGAGAATCTCATTGAAGAAGAGACTCACCACCGGGATCGAGTCATTTGCGATATTTCACTATGGTGAGATGAGGCCTGGTCATCTAGCTAAAAGGGTGTACCCAAAGTGCTCAATGCTTGAGGAAAAAAAGGTTTTTGTGTGA